In Patulibacter sp. SYSU D01012, a single window of DNA contains:
- the thpR gene encoding RNA 2',3'-cyclic phosphodiesterase, translated as MPGRRRSPGPSGPRLFVALDPPDDVRGALAAWGRAQRRAVPGLRLVPPEHLHVTLAFLGPRDPGEVAPIAGAVVGAAETHGALGLALGAPLWLPPRRPRVLAVELHDERGDLRALQAVADALGAAVGWSADRGFRPHVTVARLRPDAAPRDRALDPTPQVAFDGAAVTLYRSFLEPAGARYVPVERVALG; from the coding sequence ATGCCCGGCCGCCGCCGCTCGCCGGGGCCGTCCGGCCCCCGCCTGTTCGTCGCGCTCGACCCGCCCGACGACGTCCGGGGCGCCCTCGCGGCGTGGGGCCGGGCGCAGCGTCGCGCGGTCCCGGGGCTGCGGCTCGTCCCGCCCGAGCACCTGCACGTGACGCTCGCGTTCCTCGGCCCGCGCGACCCGGGCGAGGTCGCCCCGATCGCCGGCGCCGTCGTCGGCGCGGCCGAGACGCACGGGGCGCTCGGCCTGGCGCTCGGCGCGCCGCTGTGGCTCCCCCCGCGCCGGCCGCGGGTGCTGGCCGTCGAGCTGCACGACGAGCGCGGCGACCTGCGAGCGCTGCAGGCGGTCGCCGACGCGCTCGGGGCCGCCGTCGGCTGGTCCGCGGACCGCGGCTTCCGCCCCCACGTCACCGTGGCGCGGCTGCGCCCCGACGCGGCCCCGCGCGATCGCGCGCTCGACCCGACGCCGCAGGTGGCGTTCGACGGCGCCGCGGTGACGCTGTACCGGTCGTTCCTGGAGCCGGCGGGCGCGCGGTACGTCCCCGTCGAGCGCGTCGCGCTCGGCTGA
- a CDS encoding PD40 domain-containing protein, with the protein MLASATAATAATAATAAPAELTATTAAPGAPAVAAYTEGRRVRVIDAAGARRTVARLRAPIASRDGLTLSRDGRRLAVVAGAHLWTVPVADGGPAARLGGGSGYYELVRWAPDGRRLLFVGDRDLRLCDALTRCRPLRQDNADEFGATWSPDGTAVAYVRRRGTTEEPGDLVMIDLASDRSTVIERRTRTTLPYPPTWTRAGLAWTSATFRSLDDGGPQTLTARLRAPDGTVRTLATGLAGRDTSTIVAGEAADGAVATMTVRLTGRRQTLRAGVLTADGTAVPQGSTLRGQASVLGRLADGRIAYERASDDGRRARTTLYLADPATDRAPVPVAVARGAGGRVSAAVAYPNDAAAF; encoded by the coding sequence GTGCTCGCCTCCGCGACGGCGGCGACGGCGGCGACGGCGGCGACGGCGGCGCCGGCCGAGCTGACGGCGACGACCGCGGCCCCCGGGGCCCCGGCCGTCGCCGCCTACACCGAGGGCCGGCGCGTCCGGGTGATCGATGCGGCTGGCGCGCGCCGCACCGTCGCGCGGCTGCGGGCGCCGATCGCCTCGCGCGACGGCCTGACGCTCAGCCGCGACGGCCGTCGGCTCGCCGTCGTCGCGGGCGCGCACCTGTGGACCGTCCCCGTCGCCGACGGCGGGCCGGCGGCGCGGCTGGGCGGCGGCAGCGGCTACTACGAGCTGGTCCGCTGGGCGCCCGACGGGCGGAGGCTGCTGTTCGTCGGCGATCGCGACCTGCGGCTGTGCGACGCCCTGACCCGCTGCCGCCCGCTGCGCCAGGACAACGCCGACGAGTTCGGCGCCACCTGGTCGCCCGACGGCACGGCGGTGGCGTACGTGCGCCGACGCGGCACGACCGAGGAGCCCGGTGATCTCGTGATGATCGACCTCGCGTCCGACCGCAGCACCGTCATCGAACGCCGCACGCGCACCACGCTGCCCTACCCGCCGACGTGGACGCGCGCCGGACTCGCGTGGACGTCGGCCACGTTCCGCTCGCTCGACGACGGCGGACCCCAGACGCTCACGGCCCGCCTGCGCGCGCCGGACGGCACCGTCCGTACGCTCGCCACCGGCCTGGCCGGCAGGGACACGAGCACCATCGTGGCGGGGGAGGCCGCCGACGGGGCGGTCGCGACCATGACGGTCCGCCTGACCGGCCGGCGCCAGACCCTCCGGGCGGGCGTGCTCACGGCGGACGGGACGGCGGTCCCCCAGGGTTCGACGCTGCGCGGGCAGGCCTCGGTGCTCGGGCGCCTCGCGGACGGCCGCATCGCCTACGAGCGCGCGAGCGACGACGGCCGGCGGGCGCGGACTACGCTCTACCTCGCCGACCCCGCCACCGACCGCGCTCCCGTCCCGGTGGCCGTCGCCCGCGGCGCGGGCGGGCGCGTGTCGGCGGCCGTGGCGTACCCGAACGACGCCGCCGCCTTCTGA
- a CDS encoding dienelactone hydrolase family protein, which yields MTEIAETRTVELPTTDGPMALYEARPDDTPRGAVVVLQEAFGVNDHVEDVCRRFAAEGFLAVAPALFHRTGAPRLGYDDFAAARPHMEALTNRGLEEDLEETLEHLRRVRFKDHDIATVGFCMGGTVSLIAGARYALGASVTFYGGGIAEGRFGEPPLRELAPELKTPWLGFFGDEDTGIPVEQVEDLRQAAARAEVATEVVRYPEAGHGFHCDARASYHAASAQDAWARTVAFLGDRLRG from the coding sequence ATGACCGAGATCGCCGAGACGCGCACCGTCGAGCTGCCCACGACGGACGGCCCGATGGCCCTGTACGAGGCGCGTCCCGACGACACGCCGCGCGGCGCCGTCGTCGTCCTGCAGGAGGCGTTCGGCGTCAACGACCACGTCGAGGACGTCTGCCGGCGCTTCGCCGCCGAGGGCTTCCTGGCGGTCGCGCCGGCGCTCTTCCACCGCACCGGCGCCCCGCGCCTGGGGTACGACGACTTCGCGGCCGCCCGGCCGCACATGGAGGCGCTGACGAACCGAGGCCTCGAGGAGGACCTGGAGGAGACGCTCGAGCACCTGCGGCGCGTGCGCTTCAAGGACCACGACATCGCGACCGTCGGCTTCTGCATGGGCGGCACGGTGTCGCTGATCGCGGGCGCCCGCTACGCGCTGGGGGCGTCCGTGACGTTCTACGGCGGCGGGATCGCCGAGGGCCGCTTCGGCGAGCCGCCGCTGCGCGAGCTCGCCCCCGAGCTGAAGACGCCGTGGCTGGGCTTCTTCGGCGACGAGGACACGGGGATCCCCGTCGAGCAGGTCGAGGACCTGCGCCAGGCCGCCGCCCGCGCCGAGGTCGCCACCGAGGTCGTGCGCTACCCCGAGGCCGGGCACGGCTTCCACTGCGACGCCCGCGCCAGCTACCACGCGGCGTCGGCACAGGACGCGTGGGCGCGGACGGTCGCCTTCCTCGGCGACCGCCTGCGCGGCTGA
- a CDS encoding NmrA family NAD(P)-binding protein: MTSTVLVAGATGDLGQRIVRALLRHDVRLRVLTRPGSGAAPALFGGEERVDVVAADYADPAALDAAVAGADVVVSAVSGVRPVIVDAQRALLAAAVRAGVPRFIPSDYSADYRAIAVGSNRNFELRREFAADVDAAPIRATSILNGAFTEILTGEAPMILFDRGRVLYWSSADQTLDFTSKDDVARVTASVALDPEAPRVVEVAGSRVTARDVARTMTELTGTPFKPQWAGTTGSLSAMSKVLRRLAKDPDETFPAWQGMQYFVSMFSGQAQLRHVDNDRYGPQEWTTVRDVLAAHVGRGHAAA, translated from the coding sequence ATGACCTCCACCGTCCTCGTCGCCGGCGCCACCGGCGACCTCGGCCAGCGCATCGTCCGCGCGCTCCTGCGGCACGACGTCCGGCTCCGGGTCCTCACGCGGCCGGGCAGCGGCGCGGCCCCCGCCCTCTTCGGGGGCGAGGAGCGCGTCGACGTCGTCGCTGCCGACTACGCCGACCCGGCCGCGCTCGACGCCGCGGTCGCCGGGGCGGACGTCGTCGTGTCGGCGGTCAGCGGCGTCCGTCCCGTGATCGTCGACGCGCAGCGGGCGCTCCTCGCCGCGGCCGTGCGGGCGGGCGTGCCGCGGTTCATCCCCTCCGACTACTCGGCGGACTACCGTGCGATCGCCGTCGGCAGCAACCGGAACTTCGAGCTGCGGCGGGAGTTCGCCGCCGACGTCGACGCGGCGCCGATCCGCGCGACGTCGATCCTGAACGGGGCGTTCACCGAGATCCTCACGGGCGAGGCGCCGATGATCCTGTTCGACCGCGGGCGCGTCCTGTACTGGTCCTCCGCCGACCAGACCCTCGACTTCACGTCGAAGGACGACGTGGCCCGCGTCACCGCCTCGGTGGCCCTGGATCCGGAGGCGCCGCGCGTCGTCGAGGTCGCGGGCTCGCGCGTGACGGCGCGCGACGTCGCCCGGACGATGACCGAGCTGACGGGCACGCCGTTCAAGCCGCAGTGGGCGGGCACGACCGGCTCGCTCTCGGCGATGAGCAAGGTGCTGCGGCGGCTGGCGAAGGACCCCGACGAGACGTTCCCCGCCTGGCAGGGCATGCAGTACTTCGTCAGCATGTTCAGCGGTCAGGCGCAGCTGCGGCACGTGGACAACGACCGCTACGGCCCGCAGGAGTGGACGACGGTGCGGGACGTGCTCGCGGCCCACGTGGGACGCGGCCACGCCGCCGCCTGA
- a CDS encoding dihydroxyacetone kinase subunit DhaK — translation MTAATQADLLLRALAQTAREDVVELDRLDAVTGDGDFGSTLGRGVRALAADPPSGTVAAVLRAASERMSAAMGGSSGAFVGIGLLRAARALHDAGEDDLTAAQIAAAVRAAVDGVTDLGGARPGDKTFLDALAPLADALDAGQDPVAAAADGAASTREMTARVGRSSYAGERSKGEPDAGATAVAATVRRLQDADDVPAWDALRGGPDATQDEDDAAPTDGGFVNDPHDLVDEALDGLVSAHAETLAWLDGHRAVVRRDGPAGDRVAIVSGGGAGHEPLHASFVGPGMLDAACPGAVFTSPSSAQIAAAAHAVAGEGGVLFVVKQYTGDVLNFRLAAELLADDGIRSATVIVADDVALDADAAVGRRGTGATVAVERIAGAAAAAGRPLEDVRALAQRVADAGRSFGVALHGDEMELGVGIHGEPGRPREPRVPADEIARQLVAPLLPELPAATEAPLLLQVSGLGGTPPLELHVLLRGVLATLRDDHGLTPARILTGDLVTSLDQAGAIVTLVPLDDETLAFWDAPLRTPALRWG, via the coding sequence ATGACCGCCGCCACCCAGGCCGACCTGCTGCTGCGCGCCCTCGCCCAGACCGCGCGCGAGGACGTCGTCGAGCTCGACCGCCTCGACGCGGTCACCGGCGACGGCGACTTCGGGTCGACCCTCGGCCGCGGCGTCCGGGCGCTCGCCGCCGACCCGCCGTCCGGCACCGTCGCCGCGGTCCTCCGGGCCGCGTCGGAGCGGATGAGCGCCGCGATGGGCGGCAGCTCCGGCGCGTTCGTCGGCATCGGCCTGCTCCGCGCCGCGCGCGCCCTGCACGACGCCGGCGAGGACGACCTGACCGCCGCGCAGATCGCGGCCGCCGTGCGCGCCGCGGTCGACGGGGTCACCGACCTCGGCGGCGCGCGGCCGGGCGACAAGACGTTCCTCGACGCCCTCGCCCCGCTCGCCGACGCGCTCGACGCGGGCCAGGACCCGGTCGCCGCCGCCGCGGACGGCGCCGCGTCCACCCGCGAGATGACCGCCCGCGTCGGCCGGTCCTCGTACGCCGGTGAGCGCTCGAAGGGCGAGCCCGACGCCGGCGCCACCGCGGTGGCCGCCACGGTCCGCCGGCTGCAGGACGCCGATGACGTCCCCGCCTGGGACGCGCTTCGCGGCGGGCCCGACGCGACGCAGGACGAGGACGACGCGGCGCCGACCGACGGCGGCTTCGTCAACGACCCGCACGACCTGGTCGACGAGGCGCTCGACGGCCTCGTTTCGGCGCACGCCGAGACGCTGGCGTGGCTCGACGGCCACCGCGCCGTGGTGCGCCGCGACGGCCCGGCCGGCGACCGCGTGGCGATCGTCTCGGGCGGCGGTGCCGGCCACGAGCCGCTGCACGCCAGCTTCGTCGGCCCCGGCATGCTCGACGCCGCCTGCCCGGGCGCCGTCTTCACCTCGCCGTCCTCCGCCCAGATCGCCGCGGCGGCACACGCGGTGGCGGGGGAGGGCGGCGTGCTCTTCGTCGTCAAGCAGTACACGGGCGACGTCCTGAACTTCCGCCTGGCCGCCGAGCTGCTGGCCGACGACGGCATCCGCAGCGCGACGGTGATCGTCGCCGACGACGTGGCGCTCGACGCCGACGCCGCCGTCGGCCGCCGCGGCACGGGTGCCACCGTCGCGGTCGAGCGCATCGCCGGCGCGGCCGCCGCAGCGGGCCGGCCGCTCGAGGACGTCCGTGCGCTCGCGCAGCGGGTCGCCGACGCCGGCCGGTCCTTCGGCGTGGCGCTCCACGGCGACGAGATGGAGCTGGGCGTCGGGATCCACGGCGAGCCGGGCCGCCCCCGCGAGCCGCGCGTCCCGGCCGACGAGATCGCCCGGCAGCTCGTCGCCCCGCTCCTGCCCGAGCTGCCGGCGGCGACCGAGGCGCCGCTGCTGCTGCAGGTCAGCGGCCTGGGCGGCACCCCGCCGCTCGAGCTGCACGTGCTGCTCCGCGGCGTCCTCGCCACCCTTCGCGACGACCACGGCCTCACGCCGGCGCGCATTCTCACGGGCGATCTCGTCACGTCGCTCGACCAGGCCGGCGCGATCGTCACCCTGGTGCCGTTGGACGACGAGACGCTCGCCTTCTGGGACGCGCCGCTGCGCACGCCCGCGCTGCGCTGGGGGTGA
- a CDS encoding patatin-like phospholipase family protein: MDDLPGTGGARNGRNGHARHQIAAFDARDRGGSAGPRIGAVLPGGGARGAYEAGALSVLAPALQARGERISIACGTSVGAINAAFLASTAHLPLDEQIALALDTWRGMRKHDVIRSVIGPSLVKTGLRLAGELLDVPGVRVAGLMDPSPLAASLERWIDWDALRHNVDSRRFDALCVVATALSGGGAVGFVHTAGRVPTSRAADDLRYVGVDRLLPDHVRASAAIPLLFPPVEVTEPAEAADAYIDGGVRLNAPIAPTLALGADRVIVIGFEPFAARAPVPGPLRAPRMSDVGANVLSGLLVDQVADDLHRLAAINAFMVEGSGLGVANQAARTERLARGKPAYRRIPYVLVAPEKRGRIAELADQVFEERYSGLKGWRHPDLPVVSRLLGGGRSRSRGELLSFLLFDERFVELLIAEGAKDAERWLDRHPHVWCSDAPHDLMDHHGGAADARERATLDEWRSLRRR, from the coding sequence ATGGACGACCTCCCCGGCACCGGCGGCGCGCGGAACGGCCGCAACGGCCACGCCCGGCACCAGATCGCGGCGTTCGACGCGCGCGACCGCGGCGGCTCGGCCGGCCCGCGGATCGGCGCGGTGCTGCCGGGCGGCGGCGCCCGCGGCGCCTACGAGGCCGGGGCGCTCTCGGTCCTGGCGCCCGCGCTGCAGGCCCGCGGCGAGCGGATCTCGATCGCGTGCGGCACGTCGGTCGGGGCCATCAACGCCGCCTTCCTGGCGTCCACCGCCCACCTGCCGCTCGACGAGCAGATCGCGCTGGCCCTCGACACGTGGCGGGGGATGCGCAAGCACGACGTGATCCGGTCGGTCATCGGCCCGTCCCTCGTGAAGACGGGCCTGCGGCTGGCGGGCGAGCTGCTCGACGTGCCGGGCGTCCGCGTCGCGGGGCTCATGGACCCGTCGCCGCTGGCGGCGTCGCTCGAGCGCTGGATCGACTGGGACGCGCTGCGCCACAACGTCGACAGCCGGCGCTTCGACGCGCTGTGCGTCGTCGCCACGGCGCTCTCGGGCGGCGGCGCCGTGGGCTTCGTCCACACCGCGGGGCGGGTCCCGACCAGCCGCGCGGCGGACGACCTGCGCTACGTGGGGGTGGACCGCCTGCTGCCGGACCACGTGCGCGCGAGCGCGGCGATCCCGCTGCTGTTCCCGCCCGTCGAGGTGACCGAGCCCGCCGAGGCCGCGGACGCCTACATCGACGGCGGCGTGCGCCTGAACGCCCCGATCGCGCCGACGCTCGCCCTGGGCGCCGACCGCGTCATCGTCATCGGCTTCGAGCCGTTCGCCGCCCGGGCGCCCGTGCCGGGGCCGCTGCGCGCGCCGCGGATGTCGGACGTCGGCGCCAACGTCCTCAGCGGCCTGCTCGTCGACCAGGTCGCCGACGACCTGCACCGGCTCGCCGCGATCAACGCCTTCATGGTCGAGGGCAGCGGCCTGGGGGTGGCCAACCAGGCCGCGCGCACCGAGCGCCTAGCGCGCGGCAAGCCGGCGTACCGCCGCATCCCGTACGTCCTCGTCGCGCCCGAGAAGCGCGGCCGGATCGCGGAGCTCGCCGACCAGGTGTTCGAGGAGCGGTACTCCGGGCTGAAGGGCTGGCGGCACCCCGACCTGCCCGTGGTCTCGCGGCTGCTCGGCGGCGGACGCTCCCGGTCGCGCGGCGAGCTCCTGAGCTTCCTGCTCTTCGACGAGCGGTTCGTCGAGCTGCTGATCGCGGAGGGCGCCAAGGACGCGGAGCGCTGGCTCGACCGCCATCCGCACGTGTGGTGCTCCGACGCGCCGCACGACCTGATGGACCACCACGGCGGGGCGGCCGACGCGCGGGAGCGGGCCACGCTCGACGAGTGGCGCTCCCTCCGGCGGCGCTAG
- a CDS encoding MFS transporter, whose product MSSDAAPPRRTLAFVVVAAAFAVTMLGTTLPAPLYGLYREAFGFSAFLVTVIFAVYAGGVIAALLLFGHLSDQVGRKPILLGGLAFSAASAVVFLLAQSTGPLFVGRVLSGLSAGIFTGSATATLLELSPPQHRARGALVATFVNMVGLGAGPLVAGALSEAFGAPLRVTYAVDLALVVLLVVALAVLPEPGRRAERPRLRPQRPGVPAEVRGVFVPAAMGAFAGFAVFGLFTSVAPSVMTQLLGVHHRVIVGLVIFGVFLFSAVGQVALALVPSHLSQRAGVLLLAAGIALIGTSVAATSLPLLVVGGLISGIGQGLSFRAGLTAVTLAAPAARRGEVVSTYFVIAYVAISLPVVGVGVLTVLTDLQAAGEIFSAIIVALALTTFALLVRRARLGADAPAAA is encoded by the coding sequence ATGTCGTCCGACGCCGCCCCACCTCGCCGAACGCTCGCCTTCGTCGTGGTGGCGGCCGCGTTCGCGGTCACGATGCTCGGCACCACGCTGCCCGCGCCGCTCTACGGGCTGTACCGCGAGGCGTTCGGGTTCTCGGCGTTCCTCGTCACCGTGATCTTCGCGGTCTACGCCGGCGGGGTCATCGCCGCGCTGCTGCTCTTCGGGCACCTGTCCGACCAGGTCGGGCGCAAGCCGATCCTGCTCGGCGGCCTGGCGTTCTCGGCCGCCAGCGCGGTCGTCTTCCTGCTGGCCCAGAGCACCGGGCCGCTGTTCGTCGGCCGCGTGCTCTCCGGGCTCTCCGCCGGGATCTTCACCGGCTCGGCCACCGCCACGCTGCTCGAGCTCTCCCCGCCGCAGCACCGTGCCCGCGGCGCGCTCGTCGCCACGTTCGTGAACATGGTCGGCCTCGGCGCCGGGCCGCTCGTCGCGGGGGCGCTGTCCGAGGCGTTCGGCGCGCCGCTGCGGGTGACGTACGCGGTCGACCTGGCGCTCGTCGTGCTGCTGGTCGTCGCCCTTGCGGTCCTGCCGGAGCCGGGCCGGCGGGCGGAGCGCCCGCGCCTGCGCCCGCAGCGGCCCGGGGTGCCCGCCGAGGTGCGCGGCGTCTTCGTCCCCGCCGCGATGGGGGCGTTCGCCGGCTTCGCGGTGTTCGGGCTCTTCACGTCGGTCGCGCCGTCGGTGATGACGCAGCTGCTCGGCGTCCACCACCGCGTGATCGTCGGCCTGGTCATCTTCGGCGTCTTCCTCTTCTCGGCCGTCGGGCAGGTCGCTCTCGCGCTGGTGCCGAGCCACCTGTCCCAGCGCGCCGGCGTGCTGCTGCTCGCGGCCGGGATCGCGCTGATCGGGACGAGCGTCGCGGCCACCTCGCTGCCGCTGCTGGTCGTCGGCGGGCTGATCTCGGGGATCGGGCAGGGCCTCTCGTTCCGCGCGGGGCTGACGGCCGTGACGCTCGCGGCGCCGGCGGCGCGACGCGGCGAGGTCGTCTCGACGTACTTCGTGATCGCCTACGTCGCGATCTCGCTGCCGGTCGTCGGCGTCGGCGTGCTCACCGTCCTGACCGACCTGCAGGCCGCCGGCGAGATCTTCTCCGCGATCATCGTCGCCCTTGCGCTGACGACGTTCGCGCTGCTCGTCCGGCGGGCCCGCCTGGGGGCGGACGCCCCGGCGGCCGCCTGA
- a CDS encoding ChaB family protein, with protein sequence MGKNGQPKQSELPRPVQNSSAKAQRTFAKAHDAAEDEYDDAERANRVAYSALKHTHEKRGDKWVAKDEPGPSDERAKDPDARNKKGGEGTHGGVDAVGNTKEELYERAKRLDVEGRSKMDKGELADAIAKKQ encoded by the coding sequence ATGGGCAAGAACGGCCAGCCGAAGCAGAGCGAGCTGCCGCGGCCGGTGCAGAACTCGTCGGCCAAGGCGCAGCGGACGTTCGCGAAGGCGCACGACGCCGCCGAGGACGAGTACGACGACGCCGAGCGCGCCAACCGCGTCGCCTACTCCGCGCTGAAGCACACGCACGAGAAGCGGGGCGACAAGTGGGTCGCCAAGGACGAGCCCGGCCCCTCGGACGAGCGCGCGAAGGACCCGGACGCCCGGAACAAGAAGGGCGGCGAGGGCACGCACGGCGGCGTCGACGCGGTCGGCAACACGAAGGAGGAGCTCTACGAGCGGGCCAAGAGGCTCGACGTGGAGGGGCGCTCGAAGATGGACAAGGGCGAGCTGGCCGACGCCATCGCGAAGAAGCAGTGA
- a CDS encoding ParA family protein gives MTRVIAVANQKGGAGKSTVTVNLAVALGQAGRRVLVVDVDPQFDTTAMLGYAPEDAPHTLADVFLGESEADDALLTDAAPGVDLLAGDSRMADVELTLVSQVRREEFLAEALTEILPRYDYLVLDCPPNLGLLTVNAFVAADEVLVPVSMIDRNAYKGAATLLSTLDTLRRRRVDVRTLGLLRNNVDPRRNTFQTLDEALPELDAPLLQAQIPMRSSFHDATTEGIPLVLRKPDGRAAQAFRELAAEIEATDARPRKTTDKTMVEVA, from the coding sequence ATGACCCGCGTGATCGCCGTCGCCAACCAGAAGGGCGGCGCCGGCAAGAGCACCGTGACCGTCAACCTCGCCGTCGCGCTGGGCCAGGCCGGCCGCCGGGTCCTCGTCGTCGACGTCGACCCGCAGTTCGACACGACGGCGATGCTCGGCTACGCCCCCGAGGACGCACCGCACACGCTGGCCGACGTCTTCCTCGGCGAGTCCGAGGCCGACGACGCGCTGCTGACCGACGCCGCGCCCGGCGTCGACCTGCTCGCCGGAGACAGCCGCATGGCCGACGTCGAGCTGACGCTCGTCTCGCAGGTGCGCCGCGAGGAGTTCCTGGCGGAGGCGCTGACCGAGATCCTGCCCCGGTACGACTACCTCGTCCTGGACTGCCCGCCCAACCTGGGCCTGCTGACGGTCAACGCGTTCGTCGCCGCGGACGAGGTCCTCGTCCCCGTGTCGATGATCGACCGCAACGCGTACAAGGGCGCGGCGACGCTGCTCTCGACGCTCGACACGCTCCGTCGGCGCCGCGTCGACGTCCGCACGCTCGGGCTGCTGCGCAACAACGTCGATCCGCGCCGCAACACGTTCCAGACGCTCGACGAGGCGCTGCCCGAGCTGGACGCCCCGCTGCTGCAGGCGCAGATCCCGATGCGCTCGAGCTTCCACGACGCGACGACCGAGGGCATCCCCCTCGTGCTGCGCAAGCCCGACGGCCGCGCCGCCCAGGCGTTCCGCGAGCTCGCCGCCGAGATCGAGGCGACGGACGCGCGCCCCCGCAAGACGACCGACAAGACCATGGTGGAGGTGGCGTGA
- a CDS encoding glycerophosphodiester phosphodiesterase, whose product MTARSVIAHRGSSHALPDNSPQAFEQAIADGADMIEFDVRRTRDGVLVCHHDPDVDGRPVAELSADELAAALGPHACTLDAVVQLAAGRIGLDVELKEDVGVEEAVAAVRRRFPAGEVVFTSFLPDVVRRVRAAWPAVRTGLLVDAQTPDLATAVRRARACGATAVAPELAVLDASPPDDAPAEGHLPTYVWTVDDAGTLERLLRDPRVTGVITNVPRRALAIRDAR is encoded by the coding sequence ATGACGGCCCGCTCCGTGATCGCCCATCGCGGGTCCTCGCACGCCCTCCCGGACAACAGCCCCCAGGCGTTCGAGCAGGCGATCGCCGACGGCGCCGACATGATCGAGTTCGACGTCCGCCGCACCCGCGACGGCGTCCTGGTCTGCCATCACGACCCGGACGTCGACGGCCGGCCGGTCGCGGAGCTGTCCGCCGACGAGCTCGCCGCCGCCCTCGGCCCGCACGCCTGCACCCTCGACGCCGTGGTGCAGCTCGCCGCCGGCCGGATCGGCCTGGACGTGGAGCTGAAGGAGGACGTCGGCGTCGAGGAGGCGGTCGCGGCGGTGCGTCGCCGCTTTCCGGCCGGCGAGGTCGTCTTCACGTCCTTCCTGCCCGACGTCGTTCGCCGAGTGCGGGCGGCGTGGCCGGCGGTCCGGACGGGCCTCCTCGTCGACGCGCAGACGCCGGACCTGGCCACGGCGGTCCGCCGGGCACGCGCCTGCGGTGCGACGGCGGTCGCGCCGGAGCTGGCGGTGCTGGACGCCAGCCCGCCGGACGACGCACCCGCGGAGGGCCACCTGCCGACGTACGTGTGGACCGTCGACGACGCCGGGACGCTCGAGCGCCTCCTCCGGGATCCCCGCGTGACGGGCGTGATCACGAACGTGCCCCGCCGCGCCCTCGCGATCCGGGACGCGCGATGA
- a CDS encoding MarR family winged helix-turn-helix transcriptional regulator has protein sequence MGSIGDPDAPLPDIDWAAQGIETELGWALPVTYRAFSRLATGAVADVPGGPRGYQVLVAITTEEPTSQLALGHRLGIDKTQMTTVVDALESGGFAERRPDSRDRRVRQVHPTAAGRTLLDTARERLRGAEGVLLRHLEGDEQTQLRRLLARVALGAGEAEAAADGPPTAPPLPVAAPQRSRRSSRSATTTNSDAS, from the coding sequence ATGGGATCAATTGGAGACCCCGACGCCCCCCTGCCCGACATCGACTGGGCCGCCCAAGGCATCGAGACCGAGCTCGGCTGGGCGCTGCCGGTGACGTACCGGGCGTTCTCTCGCCTGGCCACGGGCGCCGTGGCCGACGTGCCCGGCGGGCCGCGCGGCTACCAGGTGCTGGTGGCGATCACGACGGAGGAGCCGACGTCGCAGCTGGCCCTCGGGCACCGGCTCGGCATCGACAAGACGCAGATGACCACCGTCGTTGACGCGCTCGAGTCCGGCGGGTTCGCCGAGCGGCGGCCCGATTCGCGCGACCGGCGCGTGCGGCAGGTGCACCCGACCGCCGCCGGGCGGACGCTGCTGGACACGGCCCGCGAGCGGCTGCGCGGCGCCGAGGGCGTCCTGCTGCGGCACCTCGAAGGCGACGAGCAGACGCAGCTGCGGCGACTGCTCGCCCGCGTCGCCCTCGGGGCCGGCGAGGCAGAGGCGGCCGCCGACGGTCCGCCGACCGCGCCGCCGCTGCCCGTCGCCGCGCCCCAGCGCTCCCGCCGGTCCTCCCGATCCGCCACCACCACGAACAGCGACGCCTCATGA